The proteins below come from a single Chryseobacterium bernardetii genomic window:
- a CDS encoding glycoside hydrolase family 16 protein has protein sequence MKLKFKNIIQLCAVTIAAITVTNCISAKTDSGRQLIWNDEFNGKGHPDASKWNYDVGGSGFGNEEAQYYTQNRLENARMENGNLIIEVRKEDWEQNKYTSARLLTKGKFSFQYGTVEVRAKLPKGRGTWSAIWMMSENMKKWPDDGELDIMEHVGFNQGYIHASVHTKKYNHIQGTQKTDTLMVKDVSEKFHVYKADWTPEKIDVYIDDKKFFTYENTEKTKEAWPFDQPYFIILNLAVGGFWGGKEGIDDRIFPQKYYIDYVRVYQNK, from the coding sequence ATGAAATTGAAATTCAAAAACATCATTCAGCTTTGCGCAGTTACAATAGCCGCTATAACGGTAACAAATTGTATCTCAGCCAAGACTGATTCCGGCAGGCAGCTCATCTGGAATGATGAATTTAATGGGAAAGGGCATCCGGATGCCTCAAAATGGAATTATGATGTAGGCGGGAGCGGATTTGGAAATGAAGAAGCTCAGTATTACACCCAAAACAGGCTGGAAAATGCCCGAATGGAAAATGGAAATCTCATCATTGAAGTCAGAAAAGAAGATTGGGAACAAAATAAATATACGTCTGCAAGACTTTTAACCAAAGGGAAATTCTCATTTCAATATGGAACGGTAGAAGTACGGGCCAAACTTCCAAAAGGCAGAGGCACATGGTCGGCTATCTGGATGATGAGCGAAAATATGAAGAAATGGCCGGATGATGGTGAACTTGATATCATGGAACACGTAGGGTTTAACCAGGGCTATATTCACGCTTCAGTGCATACCAAAAAATACAACCATATCCAGGGAACACAGAAAACGGATACTTTGATGGTAAAAGATGTAAGTGAAAAGTTTCATGTGTATAAAGCAGACTGGACACCGGAAAAGATTGACGTCTATATTGATGATAAGAAGTTTTTCACCTACGAAAACACAGAAAAAACTAAAGAAGCTTGGCCGTTTGATCAGCCTTATTTTATCATATTAAATTTGGCAGTAGGCGGCTTTTGGGGTGGAAAAGAAGGTATTGATGACCGTATTTTTCCACAGAAGTATTATATAGACTATGTAAGGGTCTATCAGAATAAATAA
- a CDS encoding glycoside hydrolase family 30 protein has translation MRKLIVSCFVIGIAVNVSAQNYWKKHEGKTAKVILTHSKGNERMADKGSVKFEQFGQPKETEACIFVAPNFKYQKLIGIGGAITDASAETFYKMPKNKQKEILEAYFGKNGLGYTVVRTNMNSCDFSSDSYTYVEDNDTSLKTFNVAHDEKYKIPLIKEAQKAIGNSFTFYFSPWSPPAWMKSNKSLYKGGRLENQYYQTWADYYIKFIREYEKRGINVWGLTVQNEPMATQSWESCIYTAEEEGEFLKKNLGPTLWKNGYKNKKVMIWDHNRDLIYQRATTTLSDPETSKYAHGIGYHWYETWNNKTQLFDNLAETHRAFPDKFLAFTEGCKEQFAMDRIYDVSLGELYGKNMLNDFNKGNALWTDWNILLDETGGPNHKGNFCFAPIIADTKTGEVFYTYEYYYIGHVSKYIKPNAQRIGSSSNRAALTSSAFMNENGQLVTVIMNDSDNDIEANLWIEGMAAKLNAPAHSIQTVIL, from the coding sequence ATGAGAAAACTAATCGTAAGTTGTTTTGTAATCGGTATTGCAGTCAATGTCAGTGCCCAGAATTATTGGAAAAAACATGAAGGGAAAACAGCTAAGGTAATTTTAACGCATTCCAAAGGGAATGAAAGAATGGCAGACAAAGGCTCTGTAAAATTTGAACAGTTCGGACAGCCAAAAGAAACAGAAGCCTGTATTTTTGTAGCTCCCAATTTTAAATATCAAAAACTGATAGGAATTGGCGGTGCTATTACAGATGCATCCGCAGAGACATTCTATAAAATGCCAAAGAATAAGCAGAAGGAAATTCTGGAGGCTTACTTCGGAAAGAACGGGCTGGGATATACAGTGGTTCGTACCAATATGAATTCCTGTGACTTTTCCAGCGATTCTTATACCTATGTAGAAGATAATGATACTTCGTTGAAAACCTTCAATGTTGCCCATGATGAAAAATATAAGATTCCATTGATTAAAGAAGCCCAAAAGGCTATTGGGAATAGCTTCACCTTTTATTTTTCCCCGTGGAGTCCGCCAGCCTGGATGAAGTCTAATAAAAGTCTATACAAAGGCGGAAGATTGGAGAACCAATATTATCAGACCTGGGCAGATTATTATATTAAATTTATCAGAGAATATGAAAAAAGAGGAATTAATGTCTGGGGCTTAACCGTTCAGAATGAGCCTATGGCTACACAGTCCTGGGAATCCTGCATCTATACAGCCGAAGAAGAAGGAGAGTTCCTGAAAAAGAATCTAGGCCCAACTCTTTGGAAAAATGGGTATAAGAATAAAAAAGTAATGATATGGGACCACAACAGAGACCTCATCTATCAAAGAGCAACCACTACACTCAGCGATCCTGAAACTTCAAAATATGCCCACGGAATCGGCTATCACTGGTATGAAACCTGGAATAACAAAACCCAGCTGTTTGATAACCTGGCAGAAACTCACAGGGCTTTCCCGGATAAATTCCTTGCGTTTACCGAAGGCTGCAAAGAACAGTTTGCTATGGACCGAATTTATGATGTAAGCCTTGGAGAGCTGTACGGTAAGAATATGCTGAATGATTTTAATAAAGGAAATGCTTTATGGACAGACTGGAATATTTTGTTGGATGAAACCGGAGGCCCCAACCATAAAGGTAATTTCTGTTTTGCACCTATTATTGCAGATACCAAAACAGGAGAGGTGTTTTATACTTATGAATACTATTACATTGGCCATGTCTCAAAATACATCAAGCCAAACGCACAGAGAATAGGCTCTTCTTCCAACAGGGCAGCTTTAACATCTTCAGCGTTTATGAATGAAAACGGCCAGCTGGTAACCGTAATCATGAACGATTCGGATAACGATATTGAGGCTAATCTCTGGATTGAAGGGATGGCTGCAAAGCTTAACGCACCTGCGCATTCTATACAAACCGTAATTTTATAA
- a CDS encoding terpene synthase family protein, which produces MNTPMTNEEFYAGLRQLPKPQYPFPDFAHPAMQQQREEYYNWIDTEYAFHSKEAREKHKKHHLTDIAARGCPFLETITELRPLANYTANGAMMDDYFDRCSRDEMHQITNRIIELLNGNDPQEPAENGIFHLYWVLRQDAIACKIPTHLYNRFVKSIREVFMGYSDEKVYYRKNEIPPLPVYLLIREATSGVQPYCNYVALQKEYRLLPDEIFDHPHIKRLYTLCSLMIGIHNDIISLPKELHRDGDTMNIVKVLQQENKLSLHDAYMMALEVHDDFLKEFLILQEHLPCFNQWQNMVYNYVQDLGVMVAGVYAWHINDTSRYVNGGYVEGEFAGND; this is translated from the coding sequence ATGAACACGCCAATGACCAACGAGGAATTTTATGCCGGTTTACGGCAGCTTCCCAAACCTCAGTATCCTTTTCCCGATTTTGCTCATCCCGCTATGCAGCAGCAAAGAGAAGAATATTACAATTGGATTGATACAGAATATGCCTTTCACAGCAAAGAAGCCCGGGAAAAACATAAAAAACATCATTTAACAGATATTGCAGCGAGAGGTTGTCCTTTTCTTGAAACAATTACAGAACTCAGACCTTTGGCAAATTATACAGCCAACGGAGCGATGATGGATGATTACTTTGATCGTTGTTCACGTGATGAAATGCATCAGATAACGAATCGTATCATTGAACTTCTTAACGGAAACGATCCCCAAGAACCGGCAGAGAACGGTATTTTCCATCTGTATTGGGTATTGAGGCAGGATGCCATTGCCTGTAAGATACCAACTCATCTCTACAATAGGTTTGTAAAATCAATACGGGAGGTATTTATGGGATATTCGGATGAAAAAGTATATTATAGGAAAAACGAAATCCCTCCTTTACCTGTGTACTTACTGATCCGGGAAGCCACCAGTGGGGTTCAGCCTTATTGTAATTATGTAGCATTACAAAAAGAATATCGTTTGTTACCGGATGAAATTTTCGATCATCCCCATATAAAACGGCTTTATACCCTTTGTTCATTAATGATTGGTATTCATAATGATATTATTTCATTACCCAAAGAACTGCATAGGGACGGTGATACCATGAATATTGTAAAAGTACTGCAGCAGGAAAATAAATTGTCCCTGCACGATGCTTATATGATGGCTCTTGAGGTGCATGACGATTTTTTGAAGGAGTTTTTAATATTGCAGGAACACTTGCCTTGTTTCAATCAATGGCAGAATATGGTGTATAATTATGTACAGGATTTGGGTGTGATGGTTGCCGGGGTATATGCATGGCACATCAATGATACATCACGTTATGTTAATGGCGGATATGTGGAAGGTGAATTTGCCGGTAATGATTAA
- a CDS encoding enoyl-ACP reductase FabI, with product MSYGLLKGKKGIIFGALNEQSIAWKVAERCHEEGAEFILSNAPIALRMGELNGLAEKTGSEVIGADATSIEDLEKLFDAAVAKFGKIDFILHSIGMSINVRKGKHYTEMNYDWLEKGWDISAVSFHKVMRVAWEKDCMNEWGSILALTYIAAQRTFPDYNDMSDNKAYLESIARTFGNYWGERKVRVNTVSQSPTMTTAGSGVKGFGGFLGYAEDMSPLGNATALECADYCVTLFSDLTKKVTMQNLFHDGGFSSSGVTQKVISKYDAEN from the coding sequence ATGTCATACGGTTTACTTAAAGGCAAAAAGGGAATTATATTTGGAGCCCTTAATGAACAATCTATCGCATGGAAAGTTGCTGAGAGATGTCATGAGGAAGGTGCAGAATTCATCTTATCTAACGCTCCTATCGCTTTAAGAATGGGAGAACTTAATGGTTTAGCCGAAAAAACAGGTTCTGAAGTTATAGGTGCAGATGCTACTTCTATTGAAGATCTTGAAAAGCTTTTTGATGCTGCTGTTGCAAAATTTGGTAAAATCGACTTTATCCTTCATTCCATCGGAATGTCTATCAATGTAAGAAAAGGAAAACACTATACAGAAATGAACTACGATTGGTTAGAAAAAGGCTGGGATATTTCAGCGGTTTCTTTCCATAAAGTAATGCGTGTGGCTTGGGAAAAAGACTGTATGAATGAGTGGGGAAGCATCCTGGCGCTTACTTATATTGCTGCTCAGAGAACATTCCCGGATTACAATGATATGTCTGATAATAAAGCTTATCTTGAGAGTATCGCAAGAACTTTCGGAAATTATTGGGGTGAAAGAAAAGTACGCGTAAATACAGTTTCCCAATCTCCTACAATGACTACTGCAGGTAGTGGTGTAAAAGGTTTCGGAGGATTCCTTGGGTATGCTGAAGATATGTCTCCACTAGGAAATGCTACAGCTCTTGAATGTGCAGACTATTGTGTTACTCTATTCTCTGATCTTACTAAAAAAGTAACGATGCAGAATCTTTTCCACGACGGAGGTTTCAGCAGTTCGGGAGTTACACAGAAAGTGATCAGTAAATATGATGCTGAGAACTAA
- a CDS encoding DNA-3-methyladenine glycosylase I: MEKIRCGWCEKDDLYRKYHDEEWGRPVYDDETIFEFLILESFQAGLSWYTILSKRENFRKAFDYFDYNKVAVYSDQKIEELMNNSGIIRNKLKICAAVTNARKFLEVQEEFGSFSKYIWGFIDGRPIDNKPKALSEVPATTEISDKISKDLKKRGFKFVGSTVIYAHMQATGMVNDHIETCFIRK, from the coding sequence ATGGAAAAAATACGCTGCGGCTGGTGTGAAAAAGATGACCTCTACAGAAAATATCATGATGAAGAGTGGGGAAGACCTGTTTATGACGATGAGACCATCTTTGAATTTCTTATTCTGGAGAGCTTTCAGGCAGGTTTAAGCTGGTATACCATTCTTTCTAAAAGAGAAAACTTCAGAAAAGCTTTTGATTATTTCGACTACAATAAGGTTGCTGTTTATTCTGATCAAAAAATAGAAGAGTTAATGAATAATTCCGGGATTATCAGGAATAAGCTTAAAATATGTGCTGCAGTAACCAACGCCCGGAAATTTCTGGAGGTTCAGGAAGAGTTTGGAAGTTTTTCAAAATATATCTGGGGTTTTATTGACGGCAGACCTATTGATAATAAACCGAAAGCTTTATCAGAAGTACCTGCCACTACGGAAATTTCTGATAAAATTTCAAAGGATCTGAAGAAAAGAGGATTTAAATTCGTGGGTTCAACGGTTATATATGCACATATGCAGGCTACAGGTATGGTAAACGACCATATTGAAACTTGCTTCATTAGAAAATGA
- a CDS encoding MarR family winged helix-turn-helix transcriptional regulator: MILISEHLCFKTYAVSRYITGLYKPYLDEISLTYPQYLVMLVLWENGEMNIGKIGEHLHLDNGTLSPLLKRMEKNRLLSRTRSLEDERVVLISLTEEGKALKDKAEHIPEAVQGCFHLDEEKKKQLMSGLDEILSTQFSSGI, translated from the coding sequence ATGATTCTCATTTCAGAACACCTGTGTTTTAAGACCTATGCTGTTTCAAGATATATTACAGGCTTATATAAACCTTATCTTGATGAAATTTCATTAACATATCCCCAATATTTGGTGATGCTCGTACTGTGGGAAAATGGTGAAATGAATATCGGAAAGATAGGTGAGCATCTTCATCTGGATAACGGAACACTCTCTCCCTTATTGAAACGGATGGAAAAAAACAGACTTCTCAGCCGAACCCGAAGTCTAGAAGATGAAAGGGTAGTACTCATCAGCCTTACAGAAGAAGGGAAGGCATTAAAAGATAAAGCTGAGCATATTCCTGAAGCAGTTCAGGGCTGTTTTCATCTTGATGAAGAAAAAAAGAAACAACTGATGTCCGGTCTGGACGAAATATTATCAACACAATTCTCCTCTGGAATATGA
- a CDS encoding Rossmann-fold NAD(P)-binding domain-containing protein, which yields MNKIGIIGYGWLGSRIAASLSNRYEIYATTTTVEKAEELSAKGVYVQGVNFPDYQLSEAYPKWEALESLDVLIVTIPISEKSCCISSLYNRIQNLSAFIGDFKGQMFLMSSTGVYPDMPKEFHEEDVPVEKVSGERMVKNKYPQVNILRLGGLMGDNRLLKNYNVANLDFAVNHIHYKDIAGILSKMIENGTKAALYNVTAPLHPAKFQVIDAQENNENGEEVTEVKGKVVLSSKLVSELGYVFEYPDPRKFHEI from the coding sequence ATGAATAAAATAGGTATTATAGGATATGGATGGCTGGGGTCCAGAATTGCAGCATCCTTGTCAAACAGATATGAAATATACGCAACCACCACAACGGTTGAAAAAGCAGAAGAGCTTAGTGCTAAAGGCGTATATGTCCAGGGAGTTAATTTTCCGGATTATCAGCTTAGTGAAGCATATCCTAAATGGGAAGCTCTGGAAAGTCTTGATGTTCTGATTGTTACCATTCCAATATCAGAAAAAAGCTGTTGTATAAGCTCTCTATACAATAGAATCCAGAACTTATCTGCTTTTATTGGTGATTTTAAAGGACAGATGTTTTTAATGAGCTCTACAGGTGTGTATCCGGATATGCCGAAAGAGTTTCATGAAGAGGATGTTCCGGTTGAAAAAGTTTCAGGAGAACGAATGGTAAAAAACAAATACCCACAGGTGAATATACTGAGGCTTGGCGGATTGATGGGAGATAACAGGCTTCTTAAAAATTATAATGTAGCTAACCTGGACTTTGCAGTTAATCATATACATTATAAAGATATTGCCGGTATTCTCTCAAAGATGATCGAAAACGGAACAAAAGCGGCCTTATATAATGTAACAGCTCCACTTCATCCGGCTAAGTTTCAGGTTATTGATGCTCAGGAAAATAATGAGAATGGGGAAGAGGTAACAGAAGTAAAAGGAAAGGTTGTTCTATCTTCGAAATTGGTTTCAGAATTAGGATATGTGTTTGAATATCCTGATCCAAGAAAATTCCATGAGATTTAA
- a CDS encoding nucleoside phosphorylase produces MLNKLAASELILNEDGSVYHLNLLPEDIADKIILVGDPDRVAKVSKYFDTVEIKKNKREFYTHTGTLRGERITVMSTGIGTENIDIVMNELDALVNIDLKNKEFKTEHKALELFRMGTCGSVNPDVQVDNMLVTQNVVGLDGLMHFYQDYSFENEFSKSFLERFPYEKIKPMLYFSDWAEEMGEYYKDAKYHGNTATFPGFYAPQGRQLRLKAVDDKFLETLNDLGVTNFEMETSAIYAFSKLLGHKAITVNNVVANRRRGEFSTDHHNSEKNLIEWVLDRIIK; encoded by the coding sequence ATGCTAAACAAACTTGCTGCTTCAGAACTTATTCTGAATGAAGACGGAAGTGTATACCACCTGAATCTTTTACCTGAAGATATTGCTGATAAAATCATCCTTGTGGGTGACCCGGACAGAGTAGCAAAGGTTTCAAAATATTTTGACACCGTAGAAATCAAAAAAAATAAAAGAGAATTTTATACCCATACAGGTACCCTGCGTGGTGAGAGAATTACTGTAATGTCTACCGGTATCGGAACTGAGAACATCGATATCGTAATGAATGAACTGGATGCCCTTGTTAATATTGATCTTAAAAACAAGGAATTTAAAACTGAGCACAAAGCTCTTGAGTTATTCCGTATGGGAACTTGTGGAAGTGTAAATCCAGATGTACAGGTTGACAATATGCTGGTTACTCAAAACGTAGTAGGATTAGATGGTTTAATGCACTTCTACCAGGATTATAGTTTCGAAAATGAGTTTTCTAAAAGTTTTCTGGAAAGATTCCCTTACGAAAAAATCAAACCGATGCTTTACTTCTCAGATTGGGCAGAAGAAATGGGTGAATATTATAAAGACGCCAAATACCACGGAAATACGGCTACTTTCCCAGGCTTCTATGCTCCACAGGGAAGACAGCTTCGTCTAAAGGCAGTAGATGATAAGTTCCTTGAAACATTAAATGACCTAGGTGTTACCAATTTTGAAATGGAAACATCTGCCATCTATGCATTTTCAAAATTATTAGGCCACAAAGCAATTACCGTTAACAACGTAGTGGCCAACAGAAGACGTGGAGAATTCTCTACAGACCACCATAATTCTGAGAAGAATCTTATTGAATGGGTATTGGATAGAATTATCAAATAA
- a CDS encoding cytochrome-c peroxidase: MRAYPLLIMILLTGFSVMSFNPVYQGKKSENTFINKGLSDFKDKLEQLKSDVRKFSEDRISVKELQASLKSTRNSFKEIEFYIAYHYPEFTKTHLNAAPIFHIEAAGTSAYTLPPEGLQVLDELIFSEEAVDEKEKIKTITDFLYNSYSGFYLSAMKNGMSKGNNKTLPLRIELIRIYSLGVTGFDTPGSLNISEETSHALLGIQKYINDDPYFKNYTIEKADNTLTEAVSYLSKNKDFETFDRIKFYKKYIQPLYEELGRWDGRPDDLKEFSGWNVSNKNLFSSDFLDPYFYTLLKSSEDNTDLRNLGKAIFYDQNLSGNGKMSCATCHLQENAFTDLKAKSPSNVEGKTVLRNSPSLYNAVFAKRFFYDLRAFYLEQQAEHVIYNEDEFNTSYESIIQKLKTKTEYKKAFRTAFKDGKISKENFSKALSSYVASLYSFDSDFDRFMRNEKNVSEDVKKGFNLFMGKANCATCHFAPHFSGLVPPLFNENESEVLGVTTKPIKHLPVELDQDVGRGNSPVKKEKSWIYDYSFKTVTVRNIALTKPYFHNGAFNTLEEVLDFYNEGGGEGLGLKMKNQTLSADKLNLTQTEMNQIIAFLNALTDVSKAK, translated from the coding sequence ATGAGAGCTTATCCACTGCTTATTATGATCCTTTTGACAGGGTTTTCAGTAATGTCTTTTAATCCTGTTTATCAAGGAAAAAAAAGTGAGAATACATTTATTAATAAAGGATTGTCTGATTTTAAGGATAAGCTTGAGCAGCTCAAATCAGATGTCCGTAAGTTCTCTGAAGACCGTATTTCCGTTAAAGAATTGCAGGCATCACTAAAAAGTACAAGAAATTCATTTAAGGAAATTGAATTCTATATTGCCTACCATTATCCGGAATTTACTAAAACACATTTGAATGCTGCTCCCATATTTCATATTGAAGCAGCAGGAACATCAGCCTATACACTTCCACCAGAAGGATTGCAGGTATTGGACGAACTGATATTTTCTGAAGAAGCGGTGGATGAAAAAGAAAAGATTAAAACCATTACTGATTTTTTATATAACAGTTATTCAGGCTTCTACCTGAGTGCCATGAAAAACGGGATGAGTAAAGGGAACAATAAAACATTGCCTTTGCGTATAGAATTGATCAGAATATATTCCCTTGGAGTAACAGGTTTTGATACGCCCGGTTCCCTGAATATCTCCGAAGAAACCAGCCATGCCCTTTTGGGAATACAGAAATACATTAATGATGATCCTTATTTTAAAAACTATACTATTGAAAAAGCAGACAATACCTTAACAGAAGCTGTAAGCTATCTTTCAAAGAACAAAGATTTTGAAACCTTTGACAGAATTAAGTTCTATAAAAAATATATTCAGCCCCTGTATGAAGAATTAGGAAGATGGGATGGGAGACCTGATGATTTGAAAGAGTTCTCAGGCTGGAATGTCAGCAATAAAAATCTTTTCAGCAGTGATTTTTTAGACCCTTATTTTTATACTTTGCTAAAGTCTTCAGAGGATAATACGGATCTTCGTAATCTTGGGAAAGCCATTTTCTATGATCAGAACCTAAGTGGTAACGGAAAAATGAGTTGTGCTACCTGCCACCTTCAGGAAAATGCCTTTACAGATCTTAAAGCCAAATCCCCAAGTAATGTGGAAGGGAAAACGGTGCTGAGAAATTCACCTTCTTTATATAATGCAGTTTTTGCAAAAAGGTTTTTCTATGACCTTCGTGCCTTCTATCTGGAACAGCAGGCTGAACATGTGATTTATAATGAAGATGAATTTAATACAAGCTATGAAAGTATTATTCAGAAGTTAAAAACCAAGACTGAATATAAAAAGGCATTCCGTACTGCTTTTAAAGATGGGAAGATTAGCAAAGAAAATTTTTCAAAGGCATTAAGCTCTTATGTTGCCTCTTTATATTCTTTTGACAGTGATTTCGACCGTTTTATGAGAAATGAAAAGAATGTTTCTGAGGATGTAAAAAAAGGATTCAATCTGTTTATGGGAAAAGCCAATTGTGCAACCTGTCATTTTGCGCCTCATTTTTCAGGACTAGTACCGCCATTATTTAATGAGAATGAGTCTGAAGTTCTTGGAGTAACCACAAAACCAATAAAACACCTTCCTGTAGAACTGGATCAGGATGTAGGAAGAGGGAACAGTCCGGTAAAAAAAGAAAAGTCATGGATCTATGATTATTCATTCAAAACCGTTACCGTGAGAAATATTGCCCTTACAAAACCTTATTTTCATAATGGGGCTTTTAATACGTTGGAAGAAGTGCTTGATTTCTATAATGAAGGAGGAGGAGAAGGCCTGGGATTAAAAATGAAAAATCAGACATTGTCCGCGGATAAATTAAACCTTACCCAAACAGAAATGAATCAGATTATTGCCTTTCTCAATGCTCTTACCGACGTGAGTAAAGCAAAGTAG
- a CDS encoding AraC family transcriptional regulator yields MEILNQLINIIDQNPDSILVMRQQTEQRFPSHQHDKAQLLLVYGGIAYLQTNEKDFYIPSNHYIWIPKNYSHNLMFNTQDLYIINIYFPGEETDGFYDELGIYPVSKLLSEMLSFSEKWQGDYEKGSWEFEFLSTLKKLLAKENLKKFQIQLPTTEDQRLNAITGYLRNRLNESLTLEDVAKLSGMSVRSLTRLFQTKLHITFIQYLKMLRVIRAMELIKDTDLSMTEIAYEIGYSNISAFSNNFQQLTHMRPTDFKTISKA; encoded by the coding sequence ATGGAAATTCTTAACCAATTAATCAATATTATTGATCAAAATCCTGATTCGATCCTGGTGATGCGGCAGCAGACTGAACAGCGTTTTCCTTCTCATCAGCATGATAAGGCTCAATTGCTGTTGGTTTATGGCGGAATTGCCTATTTGCAGACAAACGAAAAGGATTTCTATATTCCGTCTAATCATTATATATGGATTCCTAAAAATTACTCTCATAATCTGATGTTTAATACACAGGATCTGTATATTATCAATATCTATTTTCCGGGAGAAGAAACGGATGGTTTTTATGATGAATTAGGAATTTATCCGGTGAGTAAACTGTTATCAGAAATGCTTTCTTTCAGTGAGAAATGGCAAGGAGATTATGAAAAGGGGTCGTGGGAGTTTGAGTTTTTATCAACGCTTAAGAAGTTACTAGCAAAAGAAAATCTTAAAAAATTTCAAATTCAGCTTCCCACAACAGAAGATCAGCGGCTTAATGCTATTACCGGCTATCTTAGAAATAGGTTAAATGAAAGCCTTACATTAGAAGACGTTGCAAAGTTATCTGGGATGAGTGTGAGAAGCTTAACAAGATTGTTTCAAACAAAACTGCATATCACTTTTATTCAGTATTTAAAAATGTTGAGAGTTATCCGGGCTATGGAGCTTATAAAGGATACCGATTTGAGTATGACGGAAATAGCTTATGAAATTGGTTATTCAAATATCTCTGCATTCAGCAATAATTTCCAGCAATTAACTCATATGAGGCCTACAGATTTTAAGACAATATCAAAAGCCTAG
- a CDS encoding TolC family protein, whose product MKQFRTISILSILLLLLAQSLNAQKTENARPLSLEEIWKITEANNRQLKLSDLNLQQSKLEVLEAKDHWLPELSVGGEVRLNSKFLIYDNGLFSSPQDVPVKGYGYGVGYNLNFNLFNGGKDRRDILMKKEEESRKKYEFDLQKYNVKYSVAAAYFDLYKFLHFYDLLDAEIETEKKQLTVIESLHRNGILLKSDVLRTSVKLSQLELNLSDIKKKIEIAKQRINILIGHENDAEVIIYYKEPVESDTFTNIGYSDYIDMALNQSPDYKMVNSDIQWSELNIRQVKAVLLPKVSLFSNYNYTYPQISFYPYSNNLWGFGQTGVKVQFSLDNLYKSKHSVARAHIINIQAKEKAGIKKDEISLQVKEAYLQEQQALENVKTAMGNIKKTSEAVRVIRSSYLNQESLLTDLLEAENALLEAKFNVTAAQANVKLTHIRLLTIVGIL is encoded by the coding sequence ATGAAACAATTTAGAACCATCTCAATTCTTAGCATACTGTTGCTGCTGTTGGCACAATCTCTTAATGCCCAGAAGACAGAAAATGCCCGGCCATTAAGTCTGGAAGAAATATGGAAAATTACCGAAGCGAATAATCGTCAGTTAAAACTGTCAGATTTAAATCTTCAGCAAAGCAAACTGGAAGTACTTGAAGCAAAGGATCATTGGCTTCCCGAGCTTTCGGTAGGCGGAGAGGTAAGGCTCAATTCTAAATTTCTTATTTATGACAATGGCCTGTTCTCATCCCCACAGGATGTGCCTGTAAAAGGCTATGGTTACGGAGTAGGATACAACTTAAATTTTAACCTTTTTAACGGAGGTAAAGACCGGAGAGACATTCTAATGAAAAAGGAAGAAGAGTCGCGGAAAAAATATGAATTTGATCTGCAAAAGTACAATGTGAAATACAGTGTTGCGGCTGCTTATTTCGATTTATATAAGTTTTTGCATTTTTATGATCTTCTGGACGCAGAAATTGAAACAGAAAAGAAACAGTTAACAGTCATAGAAAGTCTGCACAGAAACGGTATCTTACTAAAGAGCGATGTGCTGAGGACTTCAGTAAAATTGTCACAATTAGAACTGAATCTTTCTGATATTAAAAAGAAGATTGAAATTGCCAAACAGCGTATCAATATTCTGATAGGACATGAAAATGATGCTGAGGTGATTATTTATTATAAGGAGCCTGTAGAGTCAGATACCTTCACAAATATCGGTTACAGTGATTATATAGATATGGCTCTCAATCAATCACCGGATTATAAGATGGTGAATAGCGATATCCAATGGAGCGAACTCAATATCAGACAGGTTAAGGCTGTGTTATTGCCTAAAGTTTCACTGTTTTCAAATTACAATTATACCTATCCGCAGATTTCCTTTTATCCTTATTCAAATAATTTATGGGGATTTGGGCAAACAGGAGTTAAAGTACAGTTTTCTCTTGATAATTTATACAAAAGCAAACACTCTGTCGCCCGTGCTCACATTATCAATATCCAGGCAAAAGAAAAAGCCGGCATAAAAAAAGATGAAATATCACTCCAGGTAAAAGAAGCTTATTTGCAGGAACAACAGGCTTTGGAAAACGTAAAAACTGCCATGGGAAATATTAAAAAAACATCTGAAGCTGTCCGGGTTATCAGGAGCAGTTATCTCAATCAGGAATCTCTCCTGACTGATCTTCTGGAAGCCGAAAATGCTTTACTGGAAGCTAAATTTAATGTAACAGCAGCACAGGCAAACGTAAAGCTTACACACATCAGATTATTAACCATTGTAGGAATTCTTTAA